One stretch of Amycolatopsis sp. NBC_00345 DNA includes these proteins:
- a CDS encoding MOSC domain-containing protein produces MTATTEVLMNTEQPVGSVAELWRFPVKSMLGERLDTVELTGTGIAGDRAYAIFDPATGKVASAKHPRLWPDMFGCRATFVAPPRPGEPPPPARIELADGTVVRTDAPGADDVLSRFFGREVRLISASPEKYLIDEYHPDLEHLNPQGDRDVVVDQPLGAALFGALGRPSVVPPGALVDLFPLSVLATSSLRRFAELEPDGEWDTRRFRMNVIVETPGTTFADNAWVGGNLAFGTGAALDVAVPTPRCVMTNLALDELPRNPRMLKAAAAHNRLDILGLGLYPCAGVYAVPTAPGPIHIGDQVRLTSGGRTPGTDRELTPDEAPS; encoded by the coding sequence ATGACCGCGACCACGGAGGTGCTGATGAACACCGAGCAGCCAGTCGGCTCGGTCGCCGAGCTGTGGCGGTTCCCGGTCAAATCGATGCTGGGCGAACGGCTCGACACCGTCGAGCTGACCGGCACCGGCATCGCGGGCGACCGCGCCTACGCGATCTTCGACCCGGCCACCGGCAAGGTCGCCAGCGCCAAGCACCCCCGGCTGTGGCCGGACATGTTCGGCTGCCGGGCCACGTTCGTCGCGCCACCCCGCCCCGGCGAGCCACCGCCCCCGGCCCGCATCGAACTCGCCGACGGCACCGTCGTGCGCACCGACGCCCCCGGCGCCGACGACGTGCTGTCCCGGTTCTTCGGCCGCGAGGTACGCCTGATCAGCGCTTCGCCCGAGAAGTACCTGATCGACGAATACCACCCCGACCTCGAACACCTGAACCCGCAAGGGGATCGCGACGTGGTCGTCGACCAGCCGCTGGGCGCCGCCCTGTTCGGCGCGCTCGGCCGTCCCTCGGTGGTCCCGCCGGGCGCGCTGGTCGACCTGTTCCCGCTGTCGGTGCTGGCGACCTCCAGCCTGCGGCGCTTCGCCGAACTGGAGCCGGACGGCGAATGGGACACCCGCCGCTTCCGTATGAACGTGATCGTGGAAACCCCCGGCACCACCTTCGCCGACAACGCTTGGGTGGGCGGGAACCTCGCTTTCGGCACCGGTGCGGCACTCGACGTCGCCGTCCCGACACCCCGATGCGTGATGACCAACCTCGCCCTCGACGAACTGCCGCGCAACCCGCGGATGCTCAAAGCGGCCGCCGCACACAACCGCCTCGACATCCTCGGCCTCGGGCTCTACCCGTGCGCCGGCGTGTACGCCGTGCCCACCGCGCCGGGCCCGATCCACATCGGAGACCAGGTCCGGCTGACCTCCGGCGGTAGAACACCGGGCACCGACCGCGAACTCACACCAGACGAGGCGCCGTCGTGA
- a CDS encoding non-oxidative hydroxyarylic acid decarboxylases subunit D produces MICPRCRSTEAGTVAHSPVAGHWTMNSCSVCWYAWRSTEPATATDPDAYPVEFRLTAEDITTAPRLV; encoded by the coding sequence ATGATCTGCCCACGTTGCCGGTCCACCGAAGCCGGCACGGTCGCGCACTCGCCCGTCGCCGGCCACTGGACGATGAATTCCTGTTCCGTGTGCTGGTACGCGTGGCGCTCGACCGAACCGGCGACCGCGACCGATCCCGACGCCTACCCGGTCGAGTTCCGCCTCACCGCCGAGGACATCACGACGGCGCCTCGTCTGGTGTGA